The following are encoded in a window of Brettanomyces bruxellensis chromosome 9, complete sequence genomic DNA:
- a CDS encoding uncharacterized protein (SECRETED:SignalP(1-20)) produces the protein MFLGILLSFLSFSQLLLTSAETIIALPFDQQLPDVARVGEPYTFELSSETFRSDSGNVVYSASGLPSWLSFDPSTLTFSGTPDNAQNVSFTLAGTDDSQSSTSEQCDIIVSDKIGPRLKSEEYLYQQLAESGNTNGYDGFVLKSQEKFMVSFSKDTFNSNNSTIVAYYGRSSNKTSLPIWCTFDETNLTFSGVAPAINSVNAPSQEFDISLIATDYAGYSAAYGNFHLIVGGHYLVYENNSTLLINSTAGKNFSEKIPLDSVYLDGTQINTSNVSSVQLNDGPEWVSVVDNNTLVGNVPKNADSTTSMNVTVTDVYGDNVFISFEVEIANKVFTIKTLPNVNATRGTFFNYTISNSTIQSPGYTKLTASYSESNSTEKAKSVYYYNKAVVGSDSTSDWLEFHTDNNTFNGWVPDKFKSTQVALKGQMNDLTETRYFDIIGVGTVSSSSTSSSTTGTLSSSSAPTATSSKPSATSVAHTSHSSDVNRKLAIGLGVSLPILAIIIAAGIFYCCWKRRHYKDNDAEKDVMTVSNTPNGNAGGPVGGDNESNATLSSPDTSGQKTTNDNTEKMDSGSNGSTSSSMTNVDASGKNLNTSMSGTIIKSRSNAGGSGSNKQGSGSFGQAKIKSHGSDIVNSWRRTSGKANWRPRDSLNSLATVTTNDLLTMNVVDDPNLQRRSQMNLILQPGTSPDLNGNNLSNTNLITSYRNSRVKSIARSTGVSSSNPDSEENGAGASVNTSSPLTPSTTQQSYSESAYYSVSDPSSNIELLTSTSSQGSNDVKDGDHTATTNSDSTGIGTYSSSSTGVNSSSSTTTSSSHFPSSSSSSAQLVNFNQRRSPERRVVTPTRVDDSPRRGVIEN, from the coding sequence ATGTTTTTAGGTATTTTGCTGTCTTTCTTGTCATTCAGTCAATTATTGCTTACATCAGCTGAAACTATCATAGCATTACCTTTTGATCAGCAATTACCAGATGTTGCTCGTGTTGGTGAACCATATACGTTTGAGTTGAGTTCAGAGACTTTCAGGTCAGACAGTGGTAACGTGGTTTATTCTGCAAGCGGTCTACCGTCTTGGTTGTCCTTCGATCCTTCAACTTTAACATTTTCTGGTACTCCAGACAATGCTCAGAATGTGAGTTTCACGCTTGCTGGTACAGATGATTCTCAAAGTTCTACTTCTGAGCAATGTGATATTATTGTTTCAGATAAAATTGGGCCGCGGCTTAAATCTGAAGAATATCTGTACCAGCAGCTTGCAGAATCAGGAAACACTAATGGTTATGATGGGTTTGTCTTGAAATCACAGGAAAAGTTTATGGTCAGCTTTTCCAAAGATACTTTTAATTCTAATAACAGTACTATTGTTGCCTATTATGGTAGATCTTCTAACAAAACATCCCTTCCTATATGGTGCACATTTGATGAAACCAATTTGACTTTTTCTGGTGTCGCCCCGGCAATTAATTCGGTGAATGCCCCAAGTCAAGAGTTCGATATTTCTCTAATAGCGACCGATTATGCAGGCTATTCGGCCGCCTACGGTAATTTTCACCTTATTGTAGGTGGACACTATTTGGTCTATGAGAATAACAGTACGTTGTTGATTAATTCCACCGCAGGAAAGAACTTCAGCGAAAAAATTCCTCTAGACTCAGTTTATCTTGACGGTACTCAAATAAATACCTCAAATGTATCTTCGGTTCAGCTTAACGATGGACCGGAATGGGTTTCAGTTGTGGACAATAACACTTTAGTTGGTAATGTGCCCAAAAATGCGGACTCTACGACTTCAATGAATGTCACAGTAACTGATGTGTATGGTGACAATGTATTCATATCGtttgaagttgaaattGCGAACAAGGTATTTACTATTAAAACCTTACCCAATGTTAATGCAACCAGGGGCACATTCTTTAATTATACTATTTCCAACAGTACCATACAGAGTCCCGGCTACACTAAGTTGACGGCTTCATATTCAGAATCGAATAGTACAGAGAAGGCTAAGTCagtttattattataataaaGCTGTTGTTGGATCGGATTCAACATCGGATTGGTTAGAATTTCACACAGATAACAACACATTTAACGGTTGGGTGCCTGATAAATTTAAGTCTACACAAGTTGCTTTAAAAGGGCAGATGAACGATTTAACTGAAACTAGGTACTTTGATATCATTGGTGTTGGAACAGTATCTTCCTCCAGCACATCATCGAGTACCACAGGTACACTGAGCTCCAGTTCTGCTCCCACTGCGACGTCTTCAAAACCTTCTGCCACATCTGTAGCACACACAAGTCATTCTTCCGATGTGAATAGAAAGTTGGCAATTGGTTTAGGTGTCTCACTCCCTATTTTGGCTATAATCATCGCTGCTGGAATATTTTACTGTTGTTGGAAGCGCAGGCATTATAAAGATAATGATGCAGAAAAAGATGTCATGACTGTGTCGAACACTCCGAATGGTAATGCGGGAGGACCTGTTGGTGGAGATAATGAAAGTAATGCTACTCTTAGCTCTCCGGATACATCCGGCCAAAAGACAACAAATGATAATACAGAGAAGATGGATAGTGGATCTAATGGTTCTACTTCATCTTCGATGACAAACGTTGATGCAAGTGGGAAAAATCTTAACACATCGATGTCTGGTACCATAATCAAATCACGCTCTAACGCAGGCGGTTCTGGTAGCAATAAGCAAGGCAGTGGCAGCTTTGGACAAGCTAAGATTAAGAGTCATGGTTCGGATATTGTCAATTCGTGGAGAAGAACTTctggaaaagcaaattgGAGACCAAGAGATTCATTGAATTCTCTTGCAACTGTTACAACAAATGATTTATTGACAATGaatgttgttgatgatcCGAACCTGCAACGACGATCTCAAATGAATCTCATTTTGCAACCTGGAACTTCTCCTGATTTGAATGGTAATAATCTCAGCAACACAAATCTTATAACGAGTTACAGAAATAGTCGGGTGAAAAGCATCGCTCGTAGTACAGGTGTGAGCTCAAGCAACCCCGACAGTGAGGAAAACGGTGCCGGGGCTAGCGTAAACACATCATCGCCGTTAACACCATCTACTACACAACAAAGCTATTCTGAAAGTGCATATTATAGCGTATCTGATCCTTCTTCCAACATAGAACTCTTAACTTCTACATCAAGTCAAGGTTCAAATGATGTTAAAGATGGTGATCATACTGCCACTACCAATTCTGACAGTACAGGAATCGGTACATACTCCTCTAGTTCAACGGGTGTTAATTCGTCATCCTCGACAACCACTTCTTCCTCACATTTCCCTTCATCTTCGTCTTCATCGGCACAGTTGGTGAATTTTAATCAACGTAGATCACCTGAAAGACGTGTGGTAACGCCAACAAGAGTGGATGATTCTCCACGACGGGGAGTCATCGAAAACTAG
- a CDS encoding uncharacterized protein (BUSCO:EOG092614UB) — protein MAKTDNIRNGCNEISPTKAPVPLNDSLKEDQDNSAEIGSSSQNNSKVEVLDTQQTKTYGDLTERQKLVKDAGKGDFKDIAPIVAIPYSTPVHSIALSKGPKWLFTGGEDGLIRKFDFFGSVEGKSPLTVAQRHQLVDSISFGGMNESYWENEQPYYKEALLTEIMEEPVKGKGRNKKIDVSTITAYEPRLSPVYSMAVQSDAFWLLSGLKSGGITLQTTRSNEGCIQYYFKDGKDKFQHSTAVSCLKLNNDETKFLSGSWDKKILRWDLNMGVATEIFDKSTGQVSSLDCRPVGGINLQLANSSEKNNDDNNNDSNDEDEDVDALFDESQGIEKNGRDSDNESEKRESAESVGNKQDDTNDQIKKDFSTQSKNTLHSGLYESIVRSDDVFITSSINGIVDVWDSRVSNGSNNVARIGLQKETTPWCMSAIWSSDGNSIYIGRRNSTVEEFDIRNLNSYKNILRFPLASGPVSCVRAFPNRNYLLCGCQDNIRLYDLRLSDYNTDDDNRIHLHGTEHHHHHKRRRKRVPFMIVPGHNGGVLSDMYVDPTSRFIVSASGNRGWQGKAADYVFIYEIQKA, from the coding sequence ATGGCGAAAACCGATAATATTCGAAATGGGTGTAATGAGATAAGCCCCACCAAGGCACCAGTTCCATTGAATGATTCTTTGAAGGAAGACCAGGATAATTCAGCTGAAATTGGAAGTAGTTCCCAAAATAATTCCAAAGTTGAAGTGCTAGATACCCAGCAAACAAAGACATATGGTGATTTAACGGAGAGGCAAAAGCTTGTTAAAGATGCAGGAAAGGGAGATTTCAAGGATATCGCTCCAATTGTTGCAATTCCTTACTCAACACCGGTTCATTCTATCGCTTTATCGAAGGGCCCAAAGTGGCTGTTTACTGGGGGGGAAGATGGATTGATTAGAAAGTTCGACTTTTTTGGTTCTGTTGAGGGGAAATCGCCATTAACCGTTGCCCAAAGGCACCAATTAGTTGATTCAATATCATTTGGTGGCATGAACGAGTCTTATTGGGAAAACGAGCAACCATACTATAAAGAGGCTTTGCTAACGGAAATAATGGAAGAACCTGTAAAAGGCAAAGgtagaaataaaaagattgATGTCAGTACTATCACCGCATACGAACCTCGCCTTTCCCCGGTTTATTCTATGGCAGTGCAATCCGATGCATTTTGGCTATTAAGTGGGCTCAAAAGTGGTGGTATTACATTACAGACGACTCGATCAAATGAAGGGTGTATACAATATTATTTCAAAGATGGTAAAGACAAGTTTCAGCATAGTACTGCTGTTTCATGCCTAAAGTTGAATAATGACGAAACGAAATTTTTGAGTGGTTCATgggacaaaaaaatacttcGATGGGACCTAAATATGGGAGTTGCCACTGAAATATTCGATAAATCTACTGGTCAAGTATCCAGTTTAGATTGCAGGCCCGTTGGGGGAATCAATTTACAGCTTGCGAACTCatcagaaaagaacaatgatgataataacAATGATAgcaatgatgaagatgaggatgtgGATGCgttatttgatgaatctCAAGGGATAGAAAAGAATGGTCGGGATTCTGATAACGAATCtgagaaaagagaaagtgCCGAGTCTGTTGGAAACAAACAGGATGACACAAATGATCAGatcaaaaaagattttTCAACGCAATCGAAAAATACCTTACATTCTGGACTTTATGAAAGTATTGTCAGATCCGATGATGTTTTCATTACTTCATCTATTAATGGTATAGTTGATGTATGGGACTCAAGAGTGTCTAATGGAAGCAACAATGTGGCAAGAATAGgtcttcaaaaagaaacaacGCCATGGTGTATGTCGGCAATTTGGTCATCTGATGGAAATTCAATATACATCGGGCGGAGAAACTCAACTGTGGAGGAATTTGATATTAGAAATCTCAATTCATACAAAAACATTTTGAGATTTCCTCTTGCGTCTGGTCCTGTCAGCTGCGTCAGAGCCTTCCCAAACAGAAATTATTTGCTTTGCGGTTGTCAGGATAATATTCGTTTATACGATTTAAGGTTGTCTGATTATAATACGGATGATGACAATCGCATACATTTGCACGGAACTGaacatcaccatcatcacaaaagaagaaggaaaagggTGCCGTTTATGATTGTTCCAGGTCACAATGGTGGCGTTTTAAGTGACATGTATGTTGACCCTACATCGAGATTTATAGTAAGTGCCAGTGGAAACAGGGGATGGCAGGGTAAAGCAGCAGATTACGTGTTTATTTATGAGATTCAGAAGGCTTAA
- a CDS encoding uncharacterized protein (BUSCO:EOG09263X4B) → MDELEPLSICAEHLCYRYPNTKVGLFDINLKLKRGSRLLLVGPNGAGKSTLLKILAGQRLIKDGKVLLNGRDPFDMRNRGNQIVTYLGTEWANNEITQRDIPVTVLVESIGGSYYKERRDMLINLLDIDITWRMNQCSDGERRRVQLCMGLLKPWDLLLLDEVTVDLDVLVRYRLLEFLKKETETRNCTIVYATHIFDGLGEWPTEIIHLNCGIIVRRYNPENINFLNKSEKPVDEEEIDADEVEERNQIKMKVDIEKIRSFYPLALHWLKEDLKVRGERTEDKSKPNFDNLTKKLISFYYDDKDRLDKYFRETQQ, encoded by the coding sequence ATGGATGAATTAGAACCTTTATCAATTTGTGCAGAGCATTTATGTTACCGTTACCCAAATACAAAAGTTGGTCTCTTTGACATCAACTTGAAATTAAAGAGAGGATCAAGACTTCTTTTAGTGGGACCAAACGGAGCGGGAAAGTCTACCTTGCTTAAAATTTTGGCTGGCCAACGATTGAttaaagatggaaaagttCTATTAAATGGACGTGACCCTTTTGATATGAGAAATAGAGGCAACCAGATAGTTACTTACTTGGGGACCGAGTGGGCCAATAACGAAATTACACAACGTGATATTCCCGTGACAGTTTTGGTAGAGTCCATTGGTGGAAGTTATTACAAGGAAAGAAGGGATATGTTAATTAATCTTTTGGACATTGATATTACTTGGAGGATGAATCAGTGCTCCGACGGTGAGAGAAGGAGGGTTCAGTTATGCATGGGCTTATTAAAGCCTTGGGAtttacttcttttggatGAGGTTACCGTTGATTTAGACGTACTAGTTAGGTACCGTTTGCTAGAGTttttaaagaaggaaacaGAGACCAGAAATTGCACTATTGTGTACGCAACTCATATTTTTGATGGCCTAGGAGAGTGGCCCACGGAaattattcatttgaaCTGCGGTATAATTGTGAGGCGATATAATCCGGAAAACATAAACTTTTTAAATAAATCCGAGAAACCGGttgatgaggaggagatTGATGCTGATGAAGTGGAGGAGCGtaatcaaataaaaatgaaagtggatatagaaaaaataaggagTTTCTATCCGTTAGCATTACACTGGTTAAAAGAAGACCTTAAGGTGAGGGGTGAGAGAACTGAAGATAAATCAAAGCCAAACTTCGACAATTTAACTAAAAAGCTGATTTCGTTCTATTATGACGACAAAGATCGCCTGGACAAATATTTCAGAGAGACGCAACAATAA